From a region of the Candidatus Brocadia sp. genome:
- a CDS encoding putative toxin-antitoxin system toxin component, PIN family encodes MYCTDSLDELVRILSSKFTLAASEIYKIILDIKSIGRRITISSKEHPISDDPSDNLFVNLAMDGNAKIIVSGDSHLLRLKKYKGIDIITVAEFVKRFL; translated from the coding sequence TTGTATTGTACGGATTCTCTGGATGAGCTTGTCAGGATATTGTCGTCAAAGTTCACTCTTGCAGCATCAGAAATATACAAAATCATATTGGATATCAAGAGCATTGGCAGGAGAATTACCATATCTTCAAAAGAGCATCCAATTAGTGATGACCCCTCAGATAATCTGTTTGTAAATCTGGCTATGGATGGGAATGCTAAAATTATTGTAAGTGGTGATTCCCACCTTTTGAGACTTAAAAAATATAAAGGCATAGATATTATAACAGTTGCTGAATTTGTAAAACGATTCTTGTAA
- a CDS encoding DUF2283 domain-containing protein has translation MEAIKILEKKENLNWDYDEEADVLYISVGEPQKALGVDIGEGAVVRYIEATGEVVGLTLIGVKERVLRSLKSN, from the coding sequence ATGGAAGCGATAAAGATACTTGAGAAGAAAGAGAACCTTAACTGGGACTATGATGAAGAGGCAGATGTCCTTTATATAAGTGTAGGAGAGCCGCAAAAGGCGCTCGGCGTGGACATCGGGGAAGGCGCTGTTGTGAGATATATTGAGGCTACCGGCGAGGTTGTGGGGCTTACTCTGATAGGAGTTAAAGAAAGGGTGCTTAGGAGTCTAAAATCTAATTGA
- a CDS encoding DUF86 domain-containing protein yields MIKDGTVFLRHILDAINKIQKYTKDMDYEGFRASSLVQDGVIRQLEIIGEATKNLSQEIREKHPDIPWKDMVGMRDKLIHQYFGVDIAGVWDTLEEDIPTLKSNLIKLL; encoded by the coding sequence ATGATCAAGGATGGCACCGTATTTTTACGGCACATACTGGATGCAATCAATAAGATTCAGAAATATACAAAAGATATGGATTATGAGGGTTTCAGGGCATCCAGCCTGGTGCAGGATGGTGTAATACGACAATTGGAGATTATTGGAGAGGCTACAAAGAACCTGTCACAGGAAATTCGGGAAAAACATCCTGATATCCCGTGGAAAGACATGGTAGGGATGAGAGACAAACTGATTCACCAATATTTCGGTGTTGATATAGCCGGGGTATGGGACACATTGGAAGAGGATATCCCGACTCTGAAAAGTAATCTGATTAAGCTTTTGTGA
- a CDS encoding nucleotidyltransferase family protein translates to MTYQEMENKVVSILTKYNVKTIGIFGSYARGVQRPDSDLDVLVNFKERKSLLTLVRIERELSETIGVKVDLLTEQSISPYLIDRIKSEMKVIYQ, encoded by the coding sequence ATGACTTACCAAGAAATGGAGAATAAAGTAGTTTCCATATTAACAAAGTACAATGTCAAGACAATAGGCATCTTCGGCTCTTATGCCAGAGGTGTTCAAAGACCGGACAGCGATCTGGATGTCCTGGTGAATTTCAAGGAGAGAAAGAGCCTGCTTACCTTGGTGAGAATAGAACGGGAGCTGTCTGAGACCATTGGAGTGAAGGTGGATCTTCTCACAGAACAGTCCATAAGCCCATATCTGATCGACAGGATAAAATCGGAAATGAAGGTGATATATCAATGA
- a CDS encoding DUF4065 domain-containing protein, with protein sequence MANYHISKHSKFIQQMRKKRNLTQEYLASKIGVSRPTYIQIEQGEKDLTISSAKTLADIFGISFDDFIGGKEPRHEVILEKVSAGKKTDSSLQIRVTRKNLDKFKQVLLYILEKVGGKPNVGETVLHKLLYFIDFDYYEKFEENLMGATYIKNHHGPTSVELGTILKDMQKNGEIEAVKSKYFNHLQKKYLPVKRADLNALSAREIGHIEEVLARLSDKNAKEIENYSHEDIPWKAAKEGQPISYESVFYRDERYSVRNYDDDL encoded by the coding sequence ATGGCTAACTATCATATTTCTAAACATTCAAAATTCATCCAACAGATGCGCAAAAAGCGCAATCTGACCCAGGAGTATCTGGCGTCAAAGATTGGTGTTTCCCGGCCTACGTATATCCAAATAGAGCAGGGCGAGAAGGATTTGACAATTTCCTCAGCGAAAACACTTGCAGATATTTTTGGCATTTCTTTTGATGATTTTATAGGCGGCAAAGAGCCAAGGCATGAGGTTATTTTAGAAAAAGTGAGTGCAGGTAAAAAAACAGATTCCAGTCTTCAAATCCGCGTAACGCGAAAGAATCTTGATAAATTCAAGCAGGTGTTGCTTTATATTCTGGAAAAAGTCGGCGGCAAGCCAAATGTCGGTGAAACCGTACTCCATAAACTCCTTTATTTTATTGATTTTGATTATTATGAAAAGTTTGAAGAAAACTTAATGGGGGCGACTTACATTAAAAATCATCACGGACCGACATCGGTTGAGCTGGGAACAATTTTAAAAGATATGCAGAAAAACGGCGAGATTGAAGCGGTAAAAAGCAAATATTTTAACCATTTGCAAAAAAAATATCTGCCTGTCAAGCGAGCCGATCTTAATGCCCTCTCGGCACGGGAAATTGGTCATATTGAAGAAGTCCTGGCTCGTCTTTCTGATAAAAATGCTAAAGAAATAGAAAATTACTCTCACGAAGATATTCCGTGGAAAGCGGCGAAAGAAGGTCAGCCCATTTCTTATGAAAGTGTGTTCTATCGGGACGAACGTTATTCAGTAAGAAACTATGACGATGACCTTTAA